The genomic region AACCATCAGAGGATAGTTCACCGGAATACTTGCCACCTGTTGTCCCAGTATGTTCATAACCCTCCTGTGGTCTTATCACAGAACTAGGTTTTCTGCCCCTTCTCTTTTGAAGAGCACTATTACCCGTCCCTGACTTTCCGATCTGCTGACAATCTTTTAATGCCTCCACTGAATTTTCATCATCCAATTGAGTTTCATTACCATTTTTATGAGCACTCTTAGAAAGTCCATCTAACTGGGATGGCCCATCACCAACAGTCGGTGCAACTGCTTTTGACACCTGattcatcaaataaatgatAGTGTGGAAACAATTGCTTTAATTGCTTGGCTATTTGGATAATCACACAAAACACAGTTACAAAATTAGACATTAATGCTTCATATCATGATTATGATACTTTTCATGGAATACCAACAAGTCCAATATCGAAACGCCATGATAGACTGTCATGATTTGCAAAAAAAGTATAGGTCAAGTTCCGTAATGTTTCAATGGTAACAGAAAGTTCCAACTCATAAGTTTGTCTTTGATGTTGTATTCTAACATAATTTTGGCATGCGACCGTCTCTAGATGCATGATAGATGTTGTATTATAACATAAATTCGGCATGAGTATCTCCAAATGCATGATCAGATCTCATCATGgtttatttttagaagaaCCGAGCTTGTAGAGAAGAATTAGCATTTATTGGGGTAGTCGGTATAAAACTCATTTCCAGTATAAATATTAGCCATAAGTGTTGCCAGCTAGATTTTATGTACAGATTCCTATTTGAAAAAGACCGCCAACAGGCCGAGCCTATTACAGCAACAGGTCTAGTCTCAAGTTTTCTGTTGGTTGATGAGACAGACTTAATCATAACCTCAAAAATGTGTTGGTTAGGTCCACCCGTAAAAGGAAATAGTAAAGccataaatatgatataatgaCGTCCAAAGCTAAGTGTACATGCTACTCTTCTtctaattatatgaaaaaaatcaaatcagtTTGCAGAAGTCAGACTTggttttttaaatcataagaTGTCAGAAAGCATAGCGTGTCTAACTAGGTTTATCttcattaatgaaaaatatacaaaggCATGCTCATTGACCCTCTGGATAACTGGAAAACTGTCACCAAGTCTCCTTTCCCATTTATCTGATATTAAATCTCAGTATTTCCCCAATGGCTTCTCTCTTCAGTCAATAAAGCAATCAATCAAGCCTGATTTGCCAGCACTCTGAATTACGTTATAACTACAGAGCAGTAAGGAAATGGACCACCTAGTTCATCTGCCCTCTCGAGGTCACACGACACCGAAGTAAAAGCTAGAAATTCCTAAATTCTACCCATTTATGTGACTCAAAGACTTTGGTTATATAAAGAATAACAATACAATTATTTGCTTAGGATGGAGCTCATTTGGAGTAATTATCAACTACTCTTGCACCATAAAATATGTGCAAACTACACGCaggacaaaaagaagaaatgtgATACCCATGTAAATTGAACACTTTATaagttttggaaaaaaaaaactcaaatgcAACCCTTGGATACCCCTTTCTGGCAAGTTGCTCATGGCCTAATTTTAGGGTGTTGGTGGGCTCAAAGACAATGAGTTCACAAACCGGAAACATGACAAACAATATCAAAGTCGATCATTAGGAGGAACGTAGAACTAAATGCGATATGGGAACCACCTCTTGAACCCATAAAAACCACCTAGATTCCCAATATCCGGCAACTGATCACAGGTTATGTCATGATGTCGCTTTCTGAAGGAAAAGTGATTGTGATACAAAGTCCCACATCAAGTAAGAAATGATAAGTGAAGACTTCATACGCTTTGACCAAAATCTCAAATATAGCTATTAGATATCCTTTTTGCTAATGCATTCAATGGGTTTGGAAGCAATTCTCATATCCAACGGGCTTGGGGCTGGGAGTGATAAAAAATGCCAGCTGTTAGTACTGTGTTCTTATTATTCTTTCCTAAACTGCCTATTGTGTAGtataatcatttatatttctCCAACTAGCCATTTACATTCTATCATAATCACCTCAAATAGTGCTGGAAATCTAAATTCCATGATCCACTTAAGGCTGCATTTGTAGCTAATACATAGTTGCTCAATTCCTAAATGTACACCTActtgtttttgtaaaaatcCCTGAGTTGCTTATATGTTACCATGTATATCTTATTTATAGCTTGCACAGATCCATTTTCCATATTTCTTTGTGTTCACATTGAACGggaaaagaacaagaataaaaCACATTGTAGTTTTAATAGAACAAGAATAGTTACGTTAGTTCCAAAGTATGACCAAGGCTTGATATCAAGGTATTGGCATTAACAAATGACCATCTGTGATTACACATTAAAGCAGAGGCCAGGTGTTCATCTCTTTCATCTTCCATAAACATTTGATAGTCTATCATGCAATATGATTTTTCCCATGTTCTATCAGGTTGCTGAAGCATTGATCATCTGACAAACTGAAATAGTATGGCTTAAATGAATTTGGTCCAACAGAAAGCAATGAAACAAAgcacaattttaaattcagaGACTACATGGAGAAGCACGAACCATATCATGGCATATAGAAGTAACTATTTCAGCATAATCCTCAAGAGCCAGATCCATTGCCTTCACTGCTTCTCTGAGATAAGGCTGGACTTTGGTTGCACAATTTTCAAGGACTTTTTTCCCCAAGTCCCAGGAAATAGATGAAGTATTCTGAAGGAAAGAGGAGAATACAAAATACATTTTGGTAGAAAGAAGTAGAATAAATAACAGAACAGTATAATGGATGAAATATCAAGGAAACTGCTACCTGATTGTCCATCTTGACACTAGCTAAAAGGGGCCTCAAAAGTTCAAATGATATTTCATCACTTTCTTCTATCACTAAAGTCATGATCATTTCCATGTATTTGAAGACAAGAAATGGATGATTGGACCTTCAATACAATTAAAAGCTTATTTAATAGGCATTACAAAAGAATCATAGATACAGCAACCCGATAACACACTAGCATTGCAAAGTTCAGCCACTACATTAGCGGAAAGCAAGAATCCCAACCCTTTAAAGTATACTAAAGTAACTTACCTAATATTATTGAGAAAAAGTTGGAACATCTCAACAATCAGCCCATCAGAATCTATGTCCAACAGCATCAGGGATGACCTGACTCTTGCAGTAGTTTCAAGAATCTTCTGAGCCCTAGAATAATTGCGACCAGACTCACAGGGCAAATGCTTAAATGCAATCATGAATAATCGGAAAAATACCTGTCACCACCAATAAAAACTAGTAGGTTTGTAATAGCATGATGTGTTCATAAGAAGGGAAGAATAGTTATACAATTTACACAGGAGAAAAAACTGGCCACATCTGCATACCTTCATTTCATCGTCTTCATAAGGGGGATCTGGAGCAGTTATTCTTGTGAGTTCATTAAAACAAGATGCAACTGCAACTTGGATGCTTACATCACCATGGTGCAGTATCTCATCAGTGATCAGTGCCTTCATGGCTGGAAGAAGTGCACAACATAAGGACCTCGGCGGCTTTTGCCATACCTTGGCTAAAAGGATCTCTACTTCCTGAAAGAACAGAAGACTAGTCATATCCACCTAGCTACAAACAGGATGGGTAAAATGAAGGAAtggaaaaataactaaaaggtcaagaaaatataacaaagtTGGTGAAAAATGTTGTATACGGTAATATCAAAGGGGAATGATGTCTGTAGCAAtcaccaagaaagaaaatttctcTCTACTATCAACAGTAAACAAGCTATTTTGGATCGTAAGGCAAGCTACTATTAATGCAGTTTTTAGTCCTCAAAACTGATAAAGCAGCAAAGAAAATTGGAGATGTCTGTAGCAATCACGCATGAAGCAGATTTCTCTCTTCTGTCAACAGTAAATGAACTATTTTGGTTTGAAATGCAAGCTGCTACTAAAGCAATCTTTAGTCCTCAAAACTGATAAAGCAGCAAAGGAAATTggaaatcaatcaaaatatcCATCAAATAAGCACTTTCTACGCAAGTGCCAGTTGCATATAGTCTAATGCAAGTGGATCAACATAAAAACAGGATAAAAAACAAGTTTTtatggataatatttttaatgcatAACCATTTTCAATCAATAACGAATCGCTTTACATTTCTTTAGATGATTGTAAGTGTGAGAATATAAGTTGCAGgtttgtctaatttttttatatgtatttgttgttCCGACAAGCAATATATATTGTAGCACATAGAGAGAATCCCACCactaccaccaccaccaccaccaccactctTATCTACAAGCTGATTCAATCAACTTTAACCATAAGGAGGAAAGATGTTTCTGAAACTCGCAAGTCCATGCTTTCCAGAAGCATCCTATCATCAAGAACTAGAAACTATATGAAGGCCATACAATTAACCATTGGCAGCCCAGAGTGGTTACCAACCCAATCAAAACACAAAGTTGCACGAGCAAGATACATCAgagattgaaaaaattaaacaaagaaacaaaaattcagTCTGTATGTCTGCATTGATCCTCCACCAATATACAACAACTACAAATCTGAATAAGGTAAGAATGCAAGCATAAAAACTGGATCTTTAACACAAATAGGAAACTCCCACATATGCAACAATAATTAGACCATCTAAACATGCCGGAAATTcacaaaaagggaaaaaaacatgTGAATAGAAAATTGGaatttcacatattaaatAGGAATTTGAACGAATAGTTCTCCTGCATGGCATAAAATACAAGATTCTCCACACATTCACACAAATGGTCCCCTGTGTCTCCACATGAACCAGGATTATACACATAACAACATTAAAAGCACATAGACACAAGCCCGAATGGATGCGTGAGCCCATAAAAGGTAAGCTCCATACCCCAAGCAGGATGAGTAGCTCATCAGTTGATGAAGGAAGCGCGAGAAGCCTATCGCCAGCACCAACCAAGTCATCCTCAAGCGTTTTCTGGGAGACTTCATCATAACTAGCAGACCCCATTTCTCCAATTCACCTGTTAAAAAGGAACAAAcagtaagaaaaaagaaaagccaagaacacacacacacaagaatcaagaaccccagcagcagcagcaacccACAAAAACTCTCTTATTCAAAATGCACTTCAATTTTATGATACACaccaaaaagaacaaaaactgAAGCTCAGACACAGCCAAAACTAATGATGAAATGGTGGGTGGAGTAAAAGAGGGGTCTTTTACAAAATGTCTTGCATGCAGAGCCCCTCTTAAACCTCCACCCGGATTTCGCCTCACCCCATCAATTACTACTAATTCTTGGGTTTCAAATCCGTGTATTACAGATTACAATTCTTTTCCCCTCCTCGCTGATGTGTTCGtttctttgtgtgtgtgattAGAGAAGCGGATTAATGCAAAAACTACACACAATCTTCGCTTTTTTACTGTCTGTTTGTCATGTCTGAAACTTTGGGGTCAGCATTGCTGAGCTGCAAAGGGGCCTTTAAAGTGTTTGTTGTAATGAGGAAGAAGAATTACGTAACTGCCCTTGGGGTCTTAGGAATTTGTACAAtttgtagatttttttctttttttaaaataaaagcaatgGTCTTAGGAGTTTGAGGGTGTTTTTTGTGGGTTTGCTTTTGTATTTTCCTCATttctaaaagaagaaaataattttgttctttatatttatgtaaatatcttttaaaaaattaaaatctataatttaaattgaaaattttaattaaaac from Sesamum indicum cultivar Zhongzhi No. 13 linkage group LG3, S_indicum_v1.0, whole genome shotgun sequence harbors:
- the LOC105158314 gene encoding uncharacterized protein LOC105158314, with the translated sequence MGSASYDEVSQKTLEDDLVGAGDRLLALPSSTDELLILLGEVEILLAKVWQKPPRSLCCALLPAMKALITDEILHHGDVSIQVAVASCFNELTRITAPDPPYEDDEMKVFFRLFMIAFKHLPCESGRNYSRAQKILETTARVRSSLMLLDIDSDGLIVEMFQLFLNNIRSNHPFLVFKYMEMIMTLVIEESDEISFELLRPLLASVKMDNQNTSSISWDLGKKVLENCATKVQPYLREAVKAMDLALEDYAEIVTSICHDMVSKAVAPTVGDGPSQLDGLSKSAHKNGNETQLDDENSVEALKDCQQIGKSGTGNSALQKRRGRKPSSVIRPQEGYEHTGTTGGKYSGELSSDGYNEEKKDLALPSELGSMSMLSDSSQKKDRSSYEASRPKMGQSKKKKSMITQHNNLQFPSTVKRNILQSKLKERGNNAPKKTGKRALAASSNIRAEKEEGILRDTRMKAKHELLPQEQYGRKEIREDFISQKHVQDDVANKIEELPMSKQAKDPRKENEKKSRRSRVDYGEELVNLRIQVWWPMDEMFYPGTVKAFDPVTKKHTIIYDDDEIEILNLRKETWEPVAHEQLRRKRASDHPSPAKERVKTQEKTARGKAGLLKKQHAASSSKRSKSEHSSIIKNSVPDIIHLDDESNYEMHETNVFRKDDVKHHAGKEE